CACGGCGGCCAGTGGCACAACGGCCAGCAGCGCAAAGGCAATGGCCAGCTTGGCCCGGATAGTGAGCCGCGGAAAGAGCTTGTTCAGGTTCATGGCGGGCTCCGGCCCGGGCTACCGGATGCCGTACTTCTCCAGCCGGTAGCGCAGGGTGTCCCGGGACAGGCCGAGCAGTCGCGCGGCGCCTGTCTTGTTGCCGTCCATCCGCTCGAGCGCCTGGCACATGAGCTCCCGCTCCAGCTCCTCGAGGCACACCCCCTCGGGCGGCAGCGTGAACGTGCGGGGCGTGGCGGGCGAGTGCCCGACGATCTCCGGGGGCAGGTCCGGGAGCCCGATGGTCTCCCCGTCCTGCAGCAACAGGATGCGCTCGAGGACGTTGCGCAGCTCACGGGCGTTGCCCGGCCAGTCATACGCCTCCAGTGCGCGCAACGCTTCGAGCGCTATGCGGCGCGGCGGCTGCCGCATCTCGCGGCTCAGCGTCTCGCAGAAGTGCAGGGCCAGCGGCGCAATGTCTTCGGGCCGCTCGCGCAGCGGCGGGAGGCAGATGGGGATGACGTTGAGCCGATAGAACAGGTCCTCGCGGAACTCGCCACGCCGGACCGCGTCCTCGAGCTCGCGGTTGGTGGCCGCGACCACGTGGACGTCGACCTCGAGGTCCCGCACGCCGCCGACCCGGCGCAGAGAGTGGGTCTCCATGAACCCCAGCAGCTTGGCCTGGGCCGGCTTGGGCATGTCGCCGATCTCGTCCAGGAACGCGGTGCCCGAGTGCGCCAGCTCGAGCAGCCCCTTCTTCGCCTGTCGCGCGTCCGTGAAGGCGCCGGCCTCGT
The sequence above is drawn from the Gemmatimonadota bacterium genome and encodes:
- a CDS encoding sigma 54-interacting transcriptional regulator, whose product is GKDVVARAIHARGPRRSHPFVSVNCTALPEHLVESELFGHEAGAFTDARQAKKGLLELAHSGTAFLDEIGDMPKPAQAKLLGFMETHSLRRVGGVRDLEVDVHVVAATNRELEDAVRRGEFREDLFYRLNVIPICLPPLRERPEDIAPLALHFCETLSREMRQPPRRIALEALRALEAYDWPGNARELRNVLERILLLQDGETIGLPDLPPEIVGHSPATPRTFTLPPEGVCLEELERELMCQALERMDGNKTGAARLLGLSRDTLRYRLEKYGIR